A region from the Aegilops tauschii subsp. strangulata cultivar AL8/78 chromosome 5, Aet v6.0, whole genome shotgun sequence genome encodes:
- the LOC109760597 gene encoding uncharacterized protein produces the protein MSLTHVATLHIENMGLSYLELPPEEKHIKIPVMVATLGIKAKVRLKMFRGKSGAVVLRVVGEGLFLFNLSDRSMRRIDSVVTKKYFLCPYDIDWLSCLAITNLVVDGSLSLDPSAISLLPISCTSFPPLLVGEQARGRGMDGGKDKGAGGYSGYPGGYPAPAGYPGYPVPVSTYPPAPGYAAPPGQYAPPPGAYPQPGGYQPPHVAYPPSGYPATAGYPQYPTTHPPAGYPAQGQPMQVPPYGHAPMYGGGGHGVAGGMVAGGAAAAAAAYGAHKMSHGGAHGMYGHGHHQGKFKHGKFKHGKFGKHKKMYGRKWK, from the exons ATGTCGCTCACCCACGTTGCCACACTGCATATTGAGAATATGGGGTTGTCATACCTGGAGCTCCCACCGGAAGAAAAGCACATCAAGATACCAGTGATG GTGGCCACGTTGGGGATCAAGGCAAAGGTCAGGTTGAAGATGTTCAGAGGAAAGAGTGGCGCGGTGGTGCTCAGGGTTGTTGGAGAAGGCCTCTTTCTGTTCAACCTCAGTGATAGGTCGATGAGGAGGATCGACAGTGTGGTGACCAAGAAGTACTTCCTCTGCCCATATGACATAGATTGGCTTTCCTGCCTCGCAATCACAAACCTCGTCGTCGATGGCTCGCTGTCGCTGGAC CCATCTGCAATCAGCCTCCTCCCTATTAGTTGCACATCCTTTCCTCCTTTATTAGTAGGTGAACAAGCTAGAGGGAGAGGCATGGACGGTGGAAAGGACAAAGGTGCGGGTGGATACAGCGGGTACCCCGGTGGCTACCCTGCTCCGGCGGGATATCCCGGTTACCCTGTTCCGGTAAGCACGTATCCGCCGGCGCCCGGATATGCTGCTCCACCTGGGCAGTATGCGCCACCTCCCGGCGCGTACCCTCAGCCCGGGGGTTATCAACCGCCGCACGTTGCTTATCCTCCGAGCGGGTACCCTGCGACCGCTGGGTATCCGCAATATCCTACGACCCACCCTCCAGCTGGTTATCCCGCTCAAGGGCAACCAATGCAGGTTCCTCCTTATG GCCACGCTCCTATGTACGGGGGAGGCGGCCATGGCGTAGCAGGCGGTATGGTTGCCGGCGGCGCGGCAGCGGCAGCCGCAGCATATGGAGCTCACAAGATGTCGCACGGCGGCGCCCACGGGATGTACGGCCACGGTCACCACCAGGGCAAGTTCAAGCATGGCAAGTTCAAGCACGGCAAGTTTGGCAAGCACAAGAAGATGTACGGGCGCAAGTGGAAGTGA